One genomic window of Gallus gallus isolate bGalGal1 chromosome 34, bGalGal1.mat.broiler.GRCg7b, whole genome shotgun sequence includes the following:
- the LOC107050557 gene encoding uncharacterized protein LOC107050557 isoform X1: MEERKPSCPAEAKEKDKLPQEPTAVPPAPPLDAPGLPMCAVERYAMDNIEAFLRSTEPQNEEKKMKFLCSIRTICGSAAERNTVQELRIFCRRNELVENIMVLLAEEPRRELSSELRLQAVAAITSLSKVEGALEEKIPLFVVCFRSIFLLPSEQDLDTNLYSKTLRALDEMLHSLVFIHPSASIGEELKDVFQVLLPFTSLQSSTVRQRAVGRIWKLTHSLAHYCQERPRHSSEQSPSVSYDELRLPVLGQLVGCLILCCAFVQEEKTCRCALSALRHLYRFVLWRSRWEGQLDEQGKLEQWEADHEFSLTWTTNTTVILLRFEKHFHSSEKTDLILLALQGMRDCSNYNTQVASTLMAILTVDFNPMPNDVQRIVTAIHRSRKLITEEQALRTIRSSFASLAACQPSRNDTQPAALLPHLRQVRCPRPPQRGTPTPQGQGPPPHVDRDPHPTRREAPTPHGEGDHPHGTFTCGAEGPSPHT, translated from the exons CTCCCCCCTTGGATGCCCCTGGGCTGCCCATGTGTGCTGTGGAGCGTTACGCGATGGACAACATTGAGGCCTTTCTCCGGAGCACAGAG CCTCAGAATGAGGAGAAGAAGATGAAGTTCCTGTGCAGCATCCGCACCATCTGCGGCTCCGCAGCAGAGAGGAACACGGTGCAGGAACTGCGCATCTTCTGCCGCCGGAACGAACTTGTGGAGAACATCATG gtgctgctggcagaggagcCGCGGAGAGAGCTGAGCTCCGAACTGCGGCTGCAAGCGGTAGCCGCCATCACCTCCCTCAG CAAGGTGGAGGGGGCTCTGGAGGAGAAGATCCCTCTCTTTGTTGTGTGCTTCCGGAGCATCTTCCTGCTTCCCTCAGAGCAGGACCTGGACACAAACCTTTACTCCAAG ACCCTGAGGGCTCTGGATGAGATGCTGCACTCATTGGTGTTCATTCACCCCAGCGCCAGCATCGGAGAGGAGCTGAAAGACGTCTTCCAG gtgctgctgcccttcaccTCCTTGCAGAGCTCGACCGTGCgccagagggcagtggggcgCATCTGGAAGCTGACCCATTCGCTGGCACATTACTGCCAGGAGAGG CCCCGTCACTCCTCGGAACAATCCCCATCTGTCAGCTATGACGAGCTCCGCCTGCccgtgctggggcagctggTGGGATGCCTCATCCTGTGCTGCGCTTTTgtccaggaggaaaaaacatgCCGCTGTGCTTTGAGCGCTCTCCGTCACCTCTACAGATTTGTCCTGTGGAGAAGCC GCTGGGAAGGGCAGCTGGACGAGCAGGGGAAACTGGAGCAGTGGGAAGCCGACCACGAGTTCTCCCTCACCTGGACCACCAACACCACGGTCATTTTGCTG CGCTTTGAGAAGCACTTCCACTCTTCAGAGAAGACCGATCTCATCCTCCTGGCGCTGCAGGGCATGAGGGACTGCAGCAACTACAACACCCAGGTGGCTTCCACCTTGATGGCCATCCTGACGGTTGACTTCAACCCTATGCCCAATGAT GTGCAGCGCATCGTGACGGCCATCCACAGGAGCAGGAAGCTGATCACAGAGGAGCAGGCACTGAGGACCATCCGCAGCAGCTTCGCCTCACTAGCTGCCTGCCAACCCTCGCGCAATGACACTCAGCCTGCTGCGCTGCTCCCCCACCTGCGACAAGTGCGCTGCCCCCGCCCCCCGCAGAgggggacccccaccccccaaggACAGGGACCTCCACCCCACGTGGATAGGGACCCCCATCCCACACGGAGAGAGGCCCCCACTCCACACGGAGAGGGAGACCACCCCCATGGGACCTTCACCTGTGGTGCAGAGGGACCCTCACCCCACACATAG
- the LOC107054358 gene encoding uncharacterized protein LOC107054358, which yields MVQALLRQLETVPLGQKTEVGVLHTAAATALHKLLQYLEYGPQVRLVFPELFVVLIIQLVSAGPLAPLEITAITEDPFRPSAPTSAIRMVVETAHSLLLCAEMDNLAFSMDTHNLWARLQGAATWQNGLHSLAKVMLKNCRDQCRPIFRHLQNLLQYHQLQWREVPAMAFYFELWSCQGHHEDDTCPQKIFRKYIRSKQPKSRELALRGLRNLYAGRMQLLLPDALLWLQDMRADIKLQAIHLLQDIDNAEVRWRSMELFALLLEAPGRKRLLLQAERSLLPLFIHMNEDIPNVAQAAQKALIHAAKLLGWQQLQRLASAAEVWMIADCLLQKRGRDAEQYLKDTSAAPAQPPGAREGHSRALPR from the exons ATGGTGCAGGCGCTGCTGCGTCAGCTGGAGACCGTGCCGCTGGGCCAGAAGACCGAGGTCGGCGTCCTTCACACGGCC GCGGCCACGGCACTGCATAAGCTCCTGCAGTACCTGGAGTACGGCCCACAGGTGCGACTGGTTTTCCCGGAGCTCTTTGTGGTGCTCATCATCCAGCTGGTGTCCGCCGGGCCGCTAGCTCCGCTGGAGATCACCGCCATCACAGAGGACCCATTCCGCCCATCTGCGCCCACCTCTGCCATCAG GATGGTGGTGGAGACGGCCCACAGTTTGCTACTGTGCGCTGAGATGGACAACCTGGCGTTCTCCATGGACACCCACAACCTGTGGGCGCGGCTGCAGGGCGCTGCCACGTGGCAAAACGGCCTACACTCCCTTGCCAA GGTGATGCTGAAGAACTGCCGGGATCAGTGCAGACCCATCTTCAGACACCTGCAGAATCTGCTGCAGTACCACCAGCTGCAGTGGAGGGAGGTCCCCGCCATGGCGTTCTACTTTGAG ctgtggagctgccagGGGCACCACGAGGATGACACCTGCCCGCAGAAGATCTTCAGGAAATACATCCGCAGCAAACAGCCCAAGAGCAGAGAGCTGGCGCTGCGCGGGCTGAGGAACCTTTATGCTGGGAGgatgcagctgctgctaccCGACgcgctgctgtggctgcaggacatGCGGGCTGACATCAAACTGCAGGCCATACATCTGCTGCAGGACATT GACAACGCAGAGGTGCGCTGGCGCTCCATGGAGCTCTTtgcgctgctgctggaggcaccagGCAGGAagcggctgctgctgcaggcggAGAGGAGTCTGCTGCCACTCTTCATCCACATGAATGAGGACATCCCCAACGTGGCGCAG gctgctcagaaagctcTGATCCACGCCGCCAAGCTCCTGGGCTGGCAGCAACTGCAACGCTTGGCCAGCGCGGCGGAGGTCTGGATGATTGCTGACTGTCTG cttcagaaGAGGGGCAGAGATGCGGAGCAGTACCTGAAGGACACCAGTGCtgcacctgcacagcccccaggTGCCCGTGAGGGACACAGCCGTGCGCTTCCTCGGTGA
- the LOC121108110 gene encoding coiled-coil domain-containing protein 81-like isoform X1 translates to MGHGQHWPRCHLRRHGNVCDTATREGRNRTSEAGPAARRASRATDTNTEERVAVWDAVAAYVQEHLLVQKGVWIPTFGSFDTISKDIRTADGTVTLRWPVFQLARNLRAMHHLGSDKDSLPAHREVETLKYSEVAAAASVTWQRGKTCIQSTVSLLSNCLKNGENVAFVLKDVGVLLFEGMSFGIKYYLRLP, encoded by the exons ATGGGCCacggccagcactggccacgctGTCACCTGCGTCGCCACGGCAACGTTTGTGACACGGCCACCCGGGAGGG GCGGAACAGGACGAGCGAGGCCGGCCCCGCAGCGAGGCGTGCCTCCAGAGCGACAGACACCAACACCGAAG agcgagttgccgtctgggatgcggtggccgcCTACGTACaggagcacctcctggtgcagaag GGGGTCTGGATTCCCACCTTCGGCTCATTCGACACCATCTCTAAAGACATCAGGACTGCGGACGGGACCGTGACTCTGCGGTGGCCTGTGTTTCAGCTGGCCAGGAACCTCAGAGCCATGCACCACCTCGGGTCCGACAAGGACTCCCTGCCAG CCCACAGGGAGGTGGAGACCCTGAAATACAGCGAGGTGGCTGCCgctgcctctgtgacctggcagagagggaagacctgcatccaaagcaccgtgTCCCTCCTCTCCAACTGCCTCAAGAATGGGGAGAACGTTGCCTTTGTCCTGAAGGACGTAGGAGTGCTCCTCTTTGAAGGCATGAGCTTTGGAATTAAATACTACTTACGACTTCCTTGA
- the LOC121108111 gene encoding uncharacterized protein LOC121108111, with amino-acid sequence MFQKQVAPKPPPKIFRKASGDLHGEGKQKKEGALPPLVRGKKVRFDEVPTYIRRFSMASTAGQSSGSRRSLQQKESFSSSPLPAVPRTSEAREQPVSRQLQGQAGNEGQEHLGQTTGKKHVRFRGDEQGAGQDHEAGAAAMWKAKASHPQVAGRQVASRIKERRCSLRAESSLSRDTKGHASRPPLLPRDSVKLLRQRQMAKEDRPAQAEPRETAASPSHHPCRRQQDPLNPAEDPLDPISPLCDIPRPF; translated from the exons AT GTTTCAGAAGCAGGTTGCACCCAAACCACCTCCCAAGATATTCCGCAAGGCCTCCGGAGATCTCCATGGTgaggggaagcaaaagaaagaaggggcttTGCCACCTCTTGTCCggggcaagaaag TGAGGTTTGATGAAGTGCCAACCTACATCAGACGCTTCAGCATGGCAAGTACTGCTGGACAAAGCTCGGGAAGCAGAAGAAGCTTACAGCAGAAGGAGAGCTTTTcgtccag TCCGCTGCCGGCGGTCCCGAGAACATCTGAAGCCCGCGAGCAGCCAGTGAGccggcagctgcagggccaggcaggaaaCGAAGGCCAAGAACACCTGGGccaaacaacaggaaaaaaacacgtCAGGTTCCGCGGAGATGAACAAGGAGCGGGACAGGACCATGAGGCTGGAGCGGCGGCCATGTGGAAAGCAAAGGCCTCGCACCCTCAGGTTGCCGGGAGGCAGGTGGCATCTCGCATCAAAGAAAGGAGATGTTCATTAAGGGCTgagtccagcctgtccagggaCACCAAAGGCCACGCATCCCGGCCGCCGTTACTGCCACGTGACTCTGTCAAactactcaggcagaggcagatggctaAGGAGGACAGGCCAGCGCAGGCAGAACCTCGGGAGACGGCAGCATCACCGTCTCACC ACccttgcagaagacaacaggACCCTTTGAACCCAGCTGAGGACCCCCTGGATCCTATAAGTCCGCTCTGTGACATCCCCAGACCCTTCTGA
- the LOC121108078 gene encoding serine/arginine repetitive matrix protein 1-like isoform X1, which produces MSSGMAGANTEQPAGTRRNRTSEAGPAARRASRATDTNTEERVAVWDAVAAYVQEHLLVQKGVWIPTFGSFDTISKDIRTADGTVTLRWPVFQLARNLRAMHHLGSDKDSLPAHREVETLKYSEVAAAASVTWQRGKTCIQSTVSLLSNCLKNGENVAFVLKDVGVLLFEGMSFGIKYYYDFLEKLSGKEKFRKAVFKAPWLLDTLVSRVAPVASLTHSGRLVVFPMFQKQVAPKPPPKIFRKASGDLHGEGKQKKEGALPPLVRGKKVRFDEVPTYIRRFSMASTAGQSSGSRRSLQQKESFSSSPLPAVPRASEAREQPVSRQLQGQAGNEGQEHLGQTTGKKHVRFRGDEQGAGQDHEAGAAAMWKAKASHPQVAGRQVASRIKERRCSLRAESSLSRDTKGHASRPPLLPRDSVKLLRQRQMAKEDRPAQAEPRETAASPFHRECSLPEEPSTCRSGSLPPIRNRPESPRSPPPRTTAPRRRPPTPYPFLPRDSVKLLRQRQMAKEDRPAQAEPRETAASPFHRECSLPEEPSTSRSGLLPPIRNRPESPRSPPPRTTAPRRRPPTPYPR; this is translated from the exons atgagctccggcATGGCTGGCGCCAACACGGAGCAACCCGCTGGCACGAGGCGGAACAGGACGAGCGAGGCCGGCCCCGCAGCGAGGCGTGCCTCCAGAGCGACAGACACCAACACCGAAG agcgagttgccgtctgggatgcggtggccgcCTACGTACaggagcacctcctggtgcagaag GGGGTCTGGATTCCCACCTTCGGCTCATTCGACACCATCTCTAAAGACATCAGGACTGCGGACGGGACCGTGACTCTGCGGTGGCCCGTGTTTCAGCTGGCCAGGAACCTCAGAGCCATGCACCACCTCGGGTCCGACAAGGACTCCCTGCCAG CCCACAGGGAGGTGGAGACCCTGAAATACAGCGAGGTGGCTGCCgctgcctctgtgacctggcagagagggaagacctgcatccaaagcaccgtgTCCCTCCTCTCCAACTGCCTCAAGAATGGGGAGAACGTTGCCTTTGTCCTGAAGGACGTAGGAGTGCTCCTCTTTGAAGGCATGAGCTTTGGAATTAAATACTACTACGACTTCCTTGAGAAGctctctgggaaggagaaattcagaaaagctgtCTTCAAG gccccctggctgctggacacgCTGGTGTCCCGGGTGGCACCGGTGGCCTCCCTGACGCACTCTGGCCGCCTCGTCGTCTTTCCCAT GTTTCAGAAGCAGGTTGCACCCAAACCACCTCCCAAGATATTCCGCAAGGCCTCCGGAGATCTCCATGGTgaggggaagcaaaagaaagaaggggcttTGCCACCTCTTGTCCggggcaagaaag TGAGGTTTGATGAAGTGCCAACCTACATCAGACGCTTCAGCATGGCAAGTACTGCTGGACAAAGCTCGGGAAGCAGAAGAAGCTTACAGCAGAAGGAGAGCTTTTcgtccag TCCGCTGCCGGCGGTCCCGAGAGCATCTGAAGCCCGCGAGCAGCCAGTGAGccggcagctgcagggccaggcaggaaaCGAAGGCCAAGAACACCTGGGccaaacaacaggaaaaaaacacgtCAGGTTCCGCGGAGATGAACAAGGAGCGGGACAGGACCATGAGGCTGGAGCGGCGGCCATGTGGAAAGCAAAGGCCTCGCACCCTCAGGTTGCCGGGAGGCAGGTGGCATCTCGCATCAAAGAAAGGAGATGTTCATTAAGGGCTgagtccagcctgtccagggaCACCAAAGGCCACGCATCCCGGCCGCCGTTACTGCCACGTGACTCTGTCAAactactcaggcagaggcagatggctaAGGAGGACAGGCCAGCGCAGGCAGAACCTCGGGAGACGGCAGCATCACCGTTTCACCGTGAGTGCAGCCTGCCCGAGGAGCCCTCCACCTGCAGATCTGGTTCGCTGCCACCCATACGCAACAGACCAGAGTCTCCCAGGAGTCCGCCTCCAAGGACcacagccccgcgccgcaggcCGCCAACACCCTACCCGTTTCTGCCACGTGACTCTGTCAAactactcaggcagaggcagatggctaAGGAGGACAGGCCAGCGCAGGCAGAACCTCGGGAGACGGCAGCATCACCGTTTCACcgtgagtgcagcctgcctgaggagccctccaccagccgatctggtttgctgccacCCATACGCAACAGACCAGAGTCTCCCAGGAGTCCGCCTCCAAGGACcacagccccgcgccgcaggccgccaacaccctacccacgctga
- the LOC121108077 gene encoding serine/arginine repetitive matrix protein 1-like isoform X1 yields MSSGMAGANTEQPAGTRRNRTSEAGPAARRASRATDTNTEERVAVWDAVAAYVQEHLLVQKGVWIPTFGSFDTISKDIRTADGTVTLRWPVFQLARNLRAMHHLGSDKDSLPAHREVETLKYSEVAAAASVTWQRGKTCIQSTVSLLSNCLKNGENVAFVLKDVGVLLFEGMSFGIKYYYDFLEKLSGKEKFRKAVFKAPWLLDTLVSRVAPVASLTHSGRLVVFPMFQKQVAPKPPPKIFRKASGDLHGEGKQKKEGALPPLVRGKKVRFDEVPTYIRRFSMASTAGQSSGSRRSLQQKESFSSSPLPAVPRTSEAREQPVSRQLQGQAGNEGQEHLGQTTGKKHVRFRGDEQGAGQDHEAGAAAMWKAKASHPQVAGRQVASRIKERRCSLRAESSLSRDTKGHASRPPLLPRDSVKLLRQRQMAKEDRPAQAEPRETAASPFHRECSLPEEPSTCRSGSLPPIRNRPESPRSPPPRTTAPRRRPPTPYPFLPRDSVKLLRQRQMAKEDRPAQAEPRETAASPFHRECSLPEEPSTSRSGLLPPIRNRPESPRSPPPRTTAPRRRPPTPYPR; encoded by the exons atgagctccggcATGGCTGGCGCCAACACGGAGCAACCCGCTGGCACGAGGCGGAACAGGACGAGCGAGGCCGGCCCCGCAGCGAGGCGTGCCTCCAGAGCGACAGACACCAACACCGAAG agcgagttgccgtctgggatgcggtggccgcCTACGTACaggagcacctcctggtgcagaag GGGGTCTGGATTCCCACCTTCGGCTCATTCGACACCATCTCTAAAGACATCAGGACTGCGGACGGGACCGTGACTCTGCGGTGGCCCGTGTTTCAGCTGGCCAGGAACCTCAGAGCCATGCACCACCTCGGGTCCGACAAGGACTCCCTGCCAG CCCACAGGGAGGTGGAGACCCTGAAATACAGCGAGGTGGCTGCCgctgcctctgtgacctggcagagagggaagacctgcatccaaagcaccgtgTCCCTCCTCTCCAACTGCCTCAAGAATGGGGAGAACGTTGCCTTTGTCCTGAAGGACGTAGGAGTGCTCCTCTTTGAAGGCATGAGCTTTGGAATTAAATACTACTACGACTTCCTTGAGAAGctctctgggaaggagaaattcagaaaagctgtCTTCAAG gccccctggctgctggacacgCTGGTGTCCCGGGTGGCACCGGTGGCCTCCCTGACGCACTCTGGCCGCCTCGTCGTCTTTCCCAT GTTTCAGAAGCAGGTTGCACCCAAACCACCTCCCAAGATATTCCGCAAGGCCTCCGGAGATCTCCATGGTgaggggaagcaaaagaaagaaggggcttTGCCACCTCTTGTCCggggcaagaaag TGAGGTTTGATGAAGTGCCAACCTACATCAGACGCTTCAGCATGGCAAGTACTGCTGGACAAAGCTCGGGAAGCAGAAGAAGCTTACAGCAGAAGGAGAGCTTTTcgtccag TCCGCTGCCGGCGGTCCCGAGAACATCTGAAGCCCGCGAGCAGCCAGTGAGccggcagctgcagggccaggcaggaaaCGAAGGCCAAGAACACCTGGGccaaacaacaggaaaaaaacacgtCAGGTTCCGCGGAGATGAACAAGGAGCGGGACAGGACCATGAGGCTGGAGCGGCGGCCATGTGGAAAGCAAAGGCCTCGCACCCTCAGGTTGCCGGGAGGCAGGTGGCATCTCGCATCAAAGAAAGGAGATGTTCATTAAGGGCTgagtccagcctgtccagggaCACCAAAGGCCACGCATCCCGGCCGCCGTTACTGCCACGTGACTCTGTCAAactactcaggcagaggcagatggctaAGGAGGACAGGCCAGCGCAGGCAGAACCTCGGGAGACGGCAGCATCACCGTTTCACCGTGAGTGCAGCCTGCCCGAGGAGCCCTCCACCTGCAGATCTGGTTCGCTGCCACCCATACGCAACAGACCAGAGTCTCCCAGGAGTCCGCCTCCAAGGACcacagccccgcgccgcaggcCGCCAACACCCTACCCGTTTCTGCCACGTGACTCTGTCAAactactcaggcagaggcagatggctaAGGAGGACAGGCCAGCGCAGGCAGAACCTCGGGAGACGGCAGCATCACCGTTTCACcgtgagtgcagcctgcctgaggagccctccaccagccgatctggtttgctgccacCCATACGCAACAGACCAGAGTCTCCCAGGAGTCCGCCTCCAAGGACcacagccccgcgccgcaggccgccaacaccctacccacgctga